A single Callithrix jacchus isolate 240 chromosome 4, calJac240_pri, whole genome shotgun sequence DNA region contains:
- the ANKRD66 gene encoding ankyrin repeat domain-containing protein 66 isoform X1, which produces MVKTACQHRARRISHDTLFSVMELTKMSDMTKLHQAVAAGDHSLVKRILKKGLCDPNYKDVDWNDRTPLHWAASKGQMEMIRLLIEYGARPCLVTSVGWTPAHFAAESGHLNVLKALHALHAAIDAPDFFGDTPKRIAQIYGQKACVAFLEKAELKCQDHRRAAHQKGLPLDERDEDWDAKKRELEQSLPSLNQNMNKKNKKSRGPTRPSNTKEKTV; this is translated from the exons ATGGTGAAGACTGCCTGCCAGCACAGAGCTCGTCGAATTTCACACGATACA TTGTTTTCTGTCATGGAATTGACCAAAATGTCAGACATGACAAAGCTTCACCAAGCTGTGGCTGCTGGAGACCACAGCTTAGTGAAGAGGATTTTGAAGAAAGGTCTCTGTGACCCAAACTACAAAGATGTAGACTGGAATGACCGGACCCCACTTCACTGGGCTGCAAGCAAAG GGCAAATGGAGATGATACGGCTCCTGATAGAATATGGAGCCAGGCCCTGCCTGGTTACCAGTGTGGGCTGGACCCCAGCTCATTTTGCAGCGGAATCAGGCCATCTGAATGTACTCAAAGCTCTCCATGCATTGCATGCTGCCATCGACGCCCCTGACTTCTTTGGAGACACACCAAAGAGGATTGCACAGATCTATGGGCAGAAAGCCTGTGTGGCATTTCTGGAAAA GGCAGAGCTCAAGTGCCAGGACCACCGCCGTGCTGCCCACCAGAAGGGGCTGCCTCTGGATGAGCGTGATGAAGACTGGGATGCCAAGAAAAGGGAGCTGGAGCAGTCTCTTCCTTCCCTAAAtcaaaacatgaataaaaagaataagaaaagtcGAGGCCCTACCAGGCCCAGCAATACCAAAGAGAAGACAGTATGA
- the ANKRD66 gene encoding ankyrin repeat domain-containing protein 66 isoform X2 produces the protein MVKTACQHRARRISHDTLFSVMELTKMSDMTKLHQAVAAGDHSLVKRILKKGLCDPNYKDVDWNDRTPLHWAASKGQMEMIRLLIEYGARPCLVTSVGWTPAHFAAESGHLNVLKALHALHAAIDAPDFFGDTPKRIAQIYGQKACVAFLEKWSFAVVTQTGVQWHNLGSPQPSPSEFKQFSCLSLPTSWDYGRAPPCPANFCIFSRDGVSPC, from the exons ATGGTGAAGACTGCCTGCCAGCACAGAGCTCGTCGAATTTCACACGATACA TTGTTTTCTGTCATGGAATTGACCAAAATGTCAGACATGACAAAGCTTCACCAAGCTGTGGCTGCTGGAGACCACAGCTTAGTGAAGAGGATTTTGAAGAAAGGTCTCTGTGACCCAAACTACAAAGATGTAGACTGGAATGACCGGACCCCACTTCACTGGGCTGCAAGCAAAG GGCAAATGGAGATGATACGGCTCCTGATAGAATATGGAGCCAGGCCCTGCCTGGTTACCAGTGTGGGCTGGACCCCAGCTCATTTTGCAGCGGAATCAGGCCATCTGAATGTACTCAAAGCTCTCCATGCATTGCATGCTGCCATCGACGCCCCTGACTTCTTTGGAGACACACCAAAGAGGATTGCACAGATCTATGGGCAGAAAGCCTGTGTGGCATTTCTGGAAAA atggagtttcgctgttgttacccagactggagtgcaatggcacaatctcggctcaccgcaaccttcaccttctgagttcaagcaattctcctgcctcagcctcccgactagctgggactacgggcgtgcaccaccatgcccagctaatttttgtatttttagtagagacggggtttcaccttgttga